From Bradyrhizobium symbiodeficiens, the proteins below share one genomic window:
- a CDS encoding Gfo/Idh/MocA family oxidoreductase: MKPGIGIIGTGMVGQMCHLANFAANPACRVVAIADLRPDLAAAAAQKFGIPRVYGTHRELLADSAVSAVVVVTKRRATGPIVLDALNSGRHVLSEKPMAYTTAQAISLVEAARRQDLVYSIGYMKRHDAGVARALQVLARLRNDQSLGRIVRAKGWCFGGDTGRSHDNFVMTGEARPDGIELWQDGPDWMPRAMRPGYDNFLNVFSHVINLARYLLGSSPTVAESAIEASGAGRIILDFDGTECTLDLVNGSDGAWREGLTIDFERGAVTLELPPPFAEQEAEVIVEHDGQSTHLTGETSWAFRRQADAFVFDVAARGVPLASGADSVTDIALAETVWKQRSSG, from the coding sequence GTGAAGCCAGGCATTGGCATCATCGGAACGGGCATGGTCGGCCAGATGTGCCACCTCGCCAATTTCGCTGCCAATCCCGCCTGCCGCGTCGTGGCGATTGCCGATCTCCGGCCCGACCTCGCTGCCGCCGCGGCGCAGAAATTCGGCATCCCCCGGGTTTACGGCACGCACCGCGAGTTGCTCGCGGACAGCGCGGTGTCCGCCGTCGTGGTCGTGACCAAGCGTCGCGCCACGGGCCCGATCGTGCTGGACGCGTTGAACAGCGGGCGGCACGTGCTGTCGGAAAAGCCGATGGCCTACACGACGGCCCAGGCCATTTCGCTGGTCGAAGCTGCGCGGCGGCAAGACCTCGTCTACAGTATCGGCTACATGAAGCGTCACGATGCCGGCGTGGCACGGGCGCTGCAGGTTTTGGCGCGCTTGCGCAACGACCAGTCGCTCGGTCGCATCGTCCGGGCAAAAGGCTGGTGCTTCGGCGGCGACACCGGCCGCTCGCACGACAATTTCGTGATGACCGGCGAAGCGCGACCGGACGGGATCGAACTCTGGCAGGATGGTCCCGACTGGATGCCGCGCGCGATGCGTCCCGGCTACGACAATTTTCTGAACGTCTTCAGCCATGTCATCAATCTGGCGCGCTACCTGCTCGGATCGTCGCCGACGGTTGCCGAAAGCGCGATCGAGGCTTCGGGTGCCGGGCGCATCATCCTCGATTTCGACGGCACCGAATGCACGCTGGATCTCGTGAACGGATCAGACGGTGCCTGGCGCGAAGGACTGACGATCGACTTCGAGCGCGGCGCAGTGACCCTGGAATTACCTCCACCCTTTGCCGAGCAAGAGGCGGAGGTCATCGTCGAGCACGATGGTCAGAGCACGCACCTGACGGGTGAAACGAGCTGGGCATTCCGGCGCCAGGCCGACGCCTTCGTGTTCGATGTCGCCGCACGAGGCGTGCCCTTGGCCTCCGGCGCGGATTCAGTGACCGACATCGCGCTTGCGGAGACCGTTTGGAAACAGCGCTCTAGCGGCTAG
- a CDS encoding glycosyltransferase family 2 protein, protein MTPSRAAKKLTIVIPALNEQDKIADTIDGVLPLARELLDDFEIFLIDDGSTDSTGAIMDEFAAGEPRIVVQHNAEPRGVGAGFEYALSRAKFDAITLIPGDHAFQNEGIAQMFKAAGAADLVITYRDNQSDRSVNRSLQSHSLRFILNCLFGFWLSDYHSMIVYPVKWLRQIAVKADGYGYQICALISLLQLGLTYVQVPVSLNAELKGSSRALRLRTYLELGGTIVSLLRRVPIRHVDLSQIPDDAERAPAR, encoded by the coding sequence ATGACACCTTCCAGGGCGGCCAAGAAACTTACCATCGTCATCCCTGCACTGAACGAGCAGGACAAGATCGCCGACACCATTGACGGCGTGTTGCCGCTCGCCCGCGAGCTGCTCGACGATTTCGAGATTTTCCTGATCGACGACGGCAGCACCGACTCCACCGGTGCGATCATGGACGAGTTCGCGGCCGGCGAGCCGCGCATCGTCGTGCAGCATAACGCCGAGCCGCGCGGTGTCGGGGCCGGCTTCGAATACGCCCTGTCGCGCGCGAAATTCGATGCCATCACGCTCATTCCCGGCGATCACGCCTTCCAGAACGAGGGGATTGCGCAGATGTTCAAGGCGGCGGGCGCCGCCGACCTCGTCATCACCTATCGCGACAACCAGTCGGACCGCTCCGTCAACCGCTCGCTGCAGTCGCACTCGCTTCGGTTCATCCTGAACTGCCTGTTCGGCTTCTGGCTGTCCGACTACCACAGCATGATCGTCTACCCCGTGAAATGGCTGCGCCAGATCGCGGTCAAGGCCGACGGCTACGGCTACCAGATCTGCGCCCTGATCTCGCTGCTCCAGCTCGGCCTCACTTACGTCCAGGTGCCCGTGAGCCTGAATGCGGAGCTGAAGGGCTCGTCCCGCGCGCTGCGGCTGCGCACCTATCTCGAGCTCGGCGGCACCATCGTGTCGCTACTGCGCCGCGTTCCCATCCGGCACGTCGATCTCAGCCAAATTCCCGATGACGCGGAGCGGGCCCCGGCGCGCTAG
- a CDS encoding serine hydrolase domain-containing protein translates to MTATATATAASQATIGPHTPPLPEARPETLGLSRPRLQAMSDAFKREIDKGTVPGVTVLVARRGQIGWFEALGRQSPAAAAPMTRDSIFRIFSMTKPIVSVAIMALVEDGHLLLGDAVAKFIPEFASQQVGIVKDGKLELVPPVRPMTVQDLLRHTSGLTYEHQGDGPVHKLYQESRVRSRKITNAEHAALVASFPLVCQPGAEFNYSRSTDILGRIIEVVSGKSLGAFLSERVLAPLQMAETGFSTSEANAGRLAEPFAADPWTGDKVALFNMHEQPVMESGGGGLVSTTMDYARFCLMLRNGGTLDGNRIIGRKTLELMASDHLGPQVVTNGTLLSPGHGFGLGFAVRREAGIAPFPGSVGQYFWSGIAGTFFWIDPQEDLFAVFMSQGPGQRDFTRTLVRDLVYAAVE, encoded by the coding sequence ATGACCGCCACAGCGACCGCTACAGCCGCCTCACAGGCCACGATCGGGCCGCACACCCCGCCCTTGCCGGAGGCTCGCCCGGAGACGCTCGGGCTGTCGCGCCCGCGCCTCCAGGCCATGTCGGATGCCTTCAAGCGCGAGATCGACAAGGGAACTGTCCCCGGGGTCACGGTGCTGGTAGCGCGGCGCGGCCAAATCGGCTGGTTTGAGGCACTCGGCAGGCAGAGCCCGGCGGCCGCCGCACCAATGACGCGGGATTCGATCTTCCGGATCTTCTCGATGACCAAGCCGATCGTCTCGGTCGCCATCATGGCGCTGGTCGAGGACGGCCACCTCCTGCTCGGCGACGCCGTCGCCAAGTTCATCCCGGAGTTTGCCAGCCAGCAGGTCGGCATCGTCAAGGACGGCAAGCTGGAGTTGGTGCCGCCGGTGCGGCCGATGACCGTGCAGGACCTGCTTCGCCACACCTCGGGCCTGACTTACGAGCATCAGGGCGACGGCCCGGTGCACAAGCTCTACCAGGAGTCCCGCGTCCGCAGCCGCAAGATCACCAATGCCGAGCACGCCGCTCTGGTCGCGAGCTTCCCGCTGGTCTGCCAGCCCGGCGCGGAATTCAACTACAGCCGCTCCACCGACATCCTCGGCCGCATCATCGAGGTCGTCAGCGGCAAGTCGCTCGGTGCGTTCCTCAGCGAGCGCGTGCTCGCGCCGCTGCAGATGGCCGAGACGGGCTTCTCGACCTCCGAAGCCAATGCGGGCCGGCTTGCCGAGCCGTTCGCGGCCGATCCGTGGACCGGCGACAAGGTCGCGCTGTTCAACATGCACGAACAGCCGGTGATGGAGTCAGGCGGCGGCGGCCTTGTCTCGACCACGATGGATTATGCCCGCTTCTGCCTGATGCTGCGCAACGGCGGCACGCTCGACGGCAACAGGATCATCGGCCGCAAGACGCTGGAGTTGATGGCGTCCGATCACCTCGGTCCGCAGGTTGTAACCAACGGCACCCTGCTCTCGCCCGGCCATGGTTTCGGCCTCGGCTTTGCGGTGCGCCGCGAGGCCGGCATCGCACCGTTCCCCGGCAGCGTCGGCCAGTATTTCTGGAGCGGCATTGCGGGGACGTTCTTCTGGATCGATCCGCAGGAGGATCTGTTCGCGGTGTTCATGAGCCAGGGCCCCGGCCAGCGCGATTTTACGCGGACGCTGGTGCGGGACCTCGTTTACGCGGCGGTGGAGTAG
- a CDS encoding AI-2E family transporter has product MIPPVIKPQSTDDVLAIVVTVGVAILSIIIIGALYLGREIFVPVALAILLSFVLAAPVRLVQRLHVPRAAAVVGVVLFAFAVIFALGSVIATQLSGLAGDLPKYQTTILSKIQSVRGVAGGSSTLERAAEMLQDLGKELDKPKSVAPANPLTSGPAAKTGVKPVPVEVLQPDPGALESLRSLIAPLVSPLATTGIIVIFVIFILIQREDLRNRLIRLAGSHDLQRTTAALDDAAARLSRLFLNQLMLNTGFGVLIGSGLWLIGIPSAALWGILAAVLRFVPYIGSIIAAAFPLALAVAVDPGWWMLAWTAALFFVIEPLVGHVVEPLLYGRTTGLSPVAVVVSATFWTALWGPIGLVLATPLTVCLVVLGRHVERLSFLDVMFGDRPALAPAEIFYQRMLAGDPTEAAEKAELFLKERSLSAYYDEVAIKGMQLAQSDFDRAALDQTRLARIRDTVIEFVDDLSDQDDGHPVGNGQVADAEVVDAIEAVAPSSDQPDIPVLDPEAVAERFRGEHAVLCIGGRTMLDEAAAIMLAQLCRAHGVGSRVEGPEALSTANIFRLETSGVALVCLSYIGITSPAHLRYAVRRLRRKLPGAAIMIGCWAEGVTNIDELRETGKADLFATSLREATQIIVSMAQGDDHIISPESSVRQASA; this is encoded by the coding sequence ATGATCCCTCCGGTGATCAAGCCGCAATCGACTGACGACGTCTTGGCAATCGTCGTCACGGTCGGCGTGGCGATCCTGAGCATCATCATCATCGGGGCGCTTTACCTGGGACGGGAGATCTTCGTCCCCGTCGCGCTCGCCATCCTGCTGAGCTTCGTCCTTGCGGCGCCCGTCAGGCTGGTTCAGCGTCTTCATGTTCCGCGCGCGGCGGCGGTGGTCGGGGTCGTGCTGTTCGCCTTCGCGGTGATTTTCGCGCTCGGCAGCGTGATCGCAACGCAGCTCAGCGGGCTGGCTGGAGATCTGCCGAAGTACCAGACCACAATCCTCTCCAAGATCCAGTCGGTGCGCGGCGTCGCCGGCGGCAGTTCCACGCTGGAGCGAGCCGCAGAGATGCTGCAGGACCTCGGCAAGGAGCTGGACAAGCCCAAATCCGTGGCGCCGGCCAATCCGCTGACCTCAGGCCCAGCTGCCAAGACCGGCGTCAAGCCGGTCCCGGTCGAGGTGCTGCAGCCCGATCCCGGGGCACTCGAGAGCCTGCGCTCGCTGATCGCACCCCTGGTATCGCCGCTGGCGACGACGGGGATCATCGTGATCTTCGTGATCTTCATCCTGATCCAGCGCGAGGACCTGCGCAATCGCCTGATCAGGCTGGCCGGCTCTCATGACCTGCAGCGCACCACCGCAGCGCTCGACGACGCCGCGGCACGACTGAGCCGGCTGTTCCTCAACCAGCTCATGCTCAACACCGGATTTGGCGTGTTGATCGGCAGCGGCCTGTGGCTGATCGGGATTCCCAGCGCGGCGCTGTGGGGCATTCTCGCAGCCGTGCTGCGCTTCGTGCCCTATATCGGTTCGATCATCGCGGCCGCGTTCCCGCTGGCGCTCGCAGTGGCGGTCGATCCGGGCTGGTGGATGCTGGCGTGGACCGCGGCACTGTTCTTCGTCATCGAGCCCTTGGTCGGACATGTGGTCGAACCGCTGCTATATGGCCGCACCACCGGGCTGTCGCCGGTGGCTGTGGTCGTCTCCGCGACGTTCTGGACCGCGCTTTGGGGACCAATCGGACTGGTGCTCGCGACGCCTCTCACCGTCTGTCTCGTCGTGCTGGGTCGCCACGTCGAACGGCTCTCCTTCCTCGACGTCATGTTCGGCGATCGTCCGGCGCTCGCACCCGCCGAGATCTTCTATCAACGCATGCTGGCGGGCGATCCGACCGAGGCGGCCGAGAAGGCCGAACTGTTTCTGAAGGAGCGGTCGCTTTCGGCCTATTACGACGAAGTGGCGATCAAGGGCATGCAGCTCGCCCAATCGGACTTCGACCGCGCCGCGCTGGACCAGACGCGGCTCGCCCGCATCCGCGACACGGTGATCGAATTCGTCGACGATCTCTCGGATCAGGATGACGGCCACCCCGTCGGTAACGGGCAGGTCGCAGATGCCGAGGTTGTCGATGCGATCGAGGCCGTCGCGCCTTCCAGCGATCAGCCGGACATCCCCGTGCTAGATCCGGAGGCGGTCGCGGAGCGATTCCGCGGCGAACATGCCGTGCTTTGCATCGGCGGCCGGACCATGCTCGATGAGGCTGCTGCCATCATGCTCGCGCAGCTCTGCCGTGCGCACGGCGTTGGCAGCCGCGTCGAAGGTCCCGAAGCGCTGTCGACGGCCAACATCTTCCGCCTCGAGACGTCGGGCGTGGCGCTGGTCTGCCTGAGCTACATCGGCATCACCAGCCCCGCGCATCTGCGCTATGCGGTGCGGCGGCTCCGGCGCAAGCTGCCCGGCGCCGCCATCATGATCGGATGCTGGGCCGAAGGGGTCACCAATATCGACGAGTTGCGCGAGACCGGGAAGGCAGATCTGTTCGCCACCTCTTTGCGCGAAGCGACGCAGATTATCGTCTCGATGGCGCAGGGCGACGATCATATTATCTCGCCAGAGTCGTCCGTTCGACAGGCCAGCGCCTGA
- a CDS encoding SDR family NAD(P)-dependent oxidoreductase, whose amino-acid sequence MTLFDMKGKVAVITGSTRGIGLAIAERMAEHGAKVVISSRKADVCEQVAKGINDRYGKGTAVAIAANISSKENLQNLVDESNRAFGKIDVLVCNAASNPYYGPLAGISDDQFRKILDNNIVANNWLISMVVPQMIERKDGSIIIVSSIGGLKGSTILGAYAISKAADMQLARNLACEYGKDNIRVNCIAPGLIKTDFAKALWDNPENLKASTARSPLLRIGIPDEIAGAAVFLGSKAGDFMTGQTMVIDGGATIS is encoded by the coding sequence ATGACCTTGTTCGACATGAAGGGAAAAGTCGCCGTTATCACGGGATCGACGCGCGGCATCGGGCTTGCGATTGCCGAGCGCATGGCCGAGCACGGCGCCAAGGTCGTGATCTCCTCGCGCAAGGCCGACGTCTGCGAGCAGGTGGCCAAGGGCATCAACGACAGATACGGCAAGGGCACCGCGGTCGCGATCGCCGCCAACATCTCGTCGAAAGAGAATCTGCAAAACCTCGTCGACGAGAGCAACCGCGCCTTCGGCAAGATCGACGTGCTGGTCTGCAACGCCGCCTCGAACCCGTATTACGGCCCGCTCGCCGGCATCTCCGACGATCAGTTCAGGAAGATCCTCGACAACAACATCGTCGCCAACAACTGGCTGATCTCGATGGTGGTGCCGCAGATGATCGAACGCAAGGACGGCTCCATCATCATCGTCTCCTCGATCGGCGGATTGAAAGGCTCGACCATCCTCGGCGCCTATGCGATTTCCAAGGCCGCCGACATGCAGCTCGCGCGCAACCTCGCCTGCGAATACGGCAAGGACAATATCCGCGTGAACTGCATCGCGCCCGGCCTGATCAAGACCGACTTCGCCAAGGCGCTGTGGGACAACCCGGAGAACCTGAAAGCCTCGACCGCACGCTCACCGCTGCTGCGCATCGGCATCCCCGACGAGATCGCCGGCGCGGCGGTGTTCCTGGGATCGAAGGCCGGCGACTTCATGACCGGCCAGACCATGGTGATCGACGGCGGCGCGACGATCAGCTGA
- a CDS encoding histidine phosphatase family protein, whose translation MAGADKPNVVTTRWWWVRHAPVRNDGGNIYGQSDLACDTSDTYVFNAVAKVLPRKAVWYSSNLMRTHQTAAAIWAAGYPKPASMPWEADLAEQNLGKWQGMNRAAFIASRPVGSSWFADINEPAPGGESFMDLYNRTRRTIERINAEAAGQDVIAVAHGGTIKAALGLALEGQLEKALSFDIDNCSITRIDHFASPERTVWRLPMVNQQPWIADDAHAAMHQLAGPEVKKLA comes from the coding sequence ATGGCAGGCGCAGACAAGCCCAATGTGGTCACGACACGGTGGTGGTGGGTTCGGCACGCGCCGGTACGCAATGACGGTGGCAATATCTACGGGCAGAGCGATCTCGCCTGCGACACCAGCGACACCTACGTGTTCAATGCCGTTGCCAAGGTGCTGCCGCGCAAGGCGGTCTGGTATTCGAGCAATCTGATGCGCACGCACCAGACCGCGGCAGCGATCTGGGCGGCCGGCTACCCGAAGCCTGCGTCGATGCCATGGGAAGCAGATCTCGCCGAGCAGAATCTCGGGAAGTGGCAGGGCATGAACCGCGCCGCCTTCATCGCGAGCCGCCCCGTCGGCTCGAGCTGGTTCGCCGACATCAACGAGCCCGCGCCCGGCGGCGAAAGCTTCATGGACCTCTACAACCGCACGCGCCGCACCATCGAGCGGATCAACGCCGAGGCGGCCGGGCAGGACGTGATCGCGGTCGCTCATGGCGGCACGATCAAGGCGGCGCTCGGACTTGCACTCGAGGGTCAGCTTGAGAAGGCTCTGTCGTTCGACATCGACAATTGCTCGATCACGCGCATCGATCATTTTGCAAGCCCCGAACGCACGGTCTGGCGCCTGCCGATGGTGAACCAGCAGCCCTGGATCGCGGATGACGCGCATGCGGCGATGCATCAACTCGCGGGACCGGAAGTCAAGAAGCTCGCCTGA
- a CDS encoding SDR family NAD(P)-dependent oxidoreductase, producing MGRLQGKSVIITGAGSGIGRAAALLFTREGAKLIAVDRTEAVKETVDEVKKAGGIAEAMIADAGSETDVMAVIDKAVKTHGRLDVIWANAGVSGGLVPLGEQTVEQWQEVLRINLIGPFLAVKHAMPHMVKQQSGAIVLTASVAGLKAGASGHPYAASKAGVISLVQTTAYSLTGTGVRINAVCPGLIETGMTKPIFDRAKERGTQDKIGQLNPLKRPGQPHELAAMGLFLASDEASYVNGQAFPVDGGLTASMPYTGKPV from the coding sequence ATGGGCCGCCTGCAAGGCAAATCCGTCATCATCACCGGCGCCGGCAGCGGCATCGGCCGCGCCGCCGCGCTGCTGTTCACCCGGGAAGGCGCCAAGCTGATCGCAGTCGATCGCACCGAGGCGGTGAAGGAGACCGTCGACGAGGTGAAAAAGGCCGGCGGCATCGCGGAAGCCATGATCGCGGACGCAGGTTCCGAAACCGACGTGATGGCCGTGATCGACAAGGCGGTGAAGACGCATGGCCGGCTCGACGTGATCTGGGCCAATGCCGGCGTCTCCGGCGGGCTCGTTCCGCTCGGCGAGCAGACCGTGGAGCAGTGGCAGGAGGTGTTGCGCATCAATCTGATCGGGCCGTTCCTCGCCGTGAAGCATGCGATGCCGCACATGGTGAAGCAGCAGTCCGGCGCAATCGTGCTGACAGCCTCCGTCGCGGGCCTCAAGGCCGGCGCCAGCGGACATCCCTATGCCGCGAGCAAGGCCGGCGTCATCAGCCTGGTGCAGACCACCGCGTATTCGCTCACTGGCACCGGCGTGCGCATCAACGCGGTATGCCCGGGCCTGATCGAAACCGGCATGACCAAGCCAATCTTCGACCGCGCCAAGGAGCGCGGCACACAGGACAAGATCGGCCAGCTCAATCCGCTCAAGCGTCCCGGCCAGCCGCACGAACTCGCGGCGATGGGCCTGTTCCTGGCCAGCGACGAAGCCTCGTATGTGAACGGCCAGGCGTTCCCGGTGGACGGCGGCCTCACCGCGTCGATGCCGTATACGGGCAAGCCGGTTTGA
- the argE gene encoding acetylornithine deacetylase, translated as MQSSRPDRIRKLLADLVAFDTVSDRTNLPLIAHIESYLAGFGIKGERFVDATGQKASLWVTIGPADRPGLVLSGHTDVVPVVGQDWSHDPFKLGERDGKLYGRGTTDMKGFVAVCLAMVPEMVEAKLTTPIHLAISYDEEIGCVGVRPMLGEVAKKRIKPLGAFIGEPTEMKVIIGHKGKHGVRATFHGLARHSSIAPDGVNAIEYAAELIVEIRRRAVALAAVRATDSLYDVPHSTLLTSIVHGGAALNIVPDTCTVDFECRGIGITESREVTDAIVAWAKAELEPAMKARHPDCGIDFEEILDYPALDTAADAAIVTLAKSLAGRNDHAKVAFGTEASLFASMADVPSVVIGPGSIAQAHTPDEFVEMAELEKCAGFVEKLIAHCVKTAS; from the coding sequence ATGCAGAGCTCAAGACCCGACCGGATTCGAAAACTCCTCGCCGACCTCGTCGCCTTCGACACCGTCAGCGATCGCACCAACCTGCCGCTGATTGCACACATCGAGAGCTATCTCGCCGGGTTCGGCATCAAGGGCGAGCGCTTTGTGGACGCAACCGGGCAAAAAGCTTCGCTGTGGGTCACGATCGGCCCCGCGGACCGCCCGGGCCTGGTGCTGTCGGGCCATACCGACGTCGTGCCGGTGGTGGGCCAGGACTGGAGCCATGATCCGTTCAAGCTGGGCGAGCGCGACGGCAAGCTCTACGGCCGCGGCACCACCGACATGAAGGGCTTCGTCGCGGTGTGCCTTGCCATGGTGCCGGAGATGGTCGAGGCCAAGCTCACGACGCCGATCCATCTCGCCATCTCCTATGACGAGGAGATCGGCTGCGTCGGCGTCCGGCCGATGCTCGGCGAGGTCGCGAAGAAACGGATCAAACCGCTCGGCGCCTTCATCGGCGAGCCGACCGAGATGAAGGTCATCATCGGCCACAAGGGCAAGCACGGCGTGCGCGCGACCTTTCACGGGCTCGCCCGCCATTCCTCGATTGCGCCCGACGGCGTCAACGCGATCGAATACGCGGCCGAGCTGATCGTCGAGATCCGCCGCCGCGCCGTGGCGCTTGCGGCCGTGCGCGCAACCGACAGCCTCTACGACGTTCCGCACTCGACGCTGCTCACCAGCATCGTGCATGGCGGCGCCGCACTGAACATCGTGCCCGATACCTGCACGGTGGATTTCGAATGCCGCGGCATCGGCATCACCGAGTCGCGGGAGGTGACGGATGCGATCGTGGCCTGGGCCAAGGCCGAGCTTGAGCCGGCGATGAAGGCGCGACATCCGGACTGCGGCATCGATTTCGAGGAGATCCTCGACTACCCCGCGCTCGACACCGCGGCCGACGCGGCGATCGTCACGCTCGCCAAGAGCCTCGCGGGGCGCAACGACCACGCCAAGGTCGCGTTCGGCACCGAAGCGAGCTTGTTTGCCAGCATGGCCGATGTGCCGTCAGTGGTGATCGGCCCGGGCTCGATCGCGCAGGCGCATACGCCGGATGAGTTCGTGGAGATGGCGGAGCTGGAGAAGTGCGCGGGGTTCGTGGAGAAGCTGATCGCGCATTGTGTGAAGACGGCGTCGTAG
- a CDS encoding phosphotransferase family protein → MADGVRKDEEFSGTKPVEERHRIDEMRLEAWMRDNVEGFEGPLVVLQFKGGQSNPTYRLNTPKRSYVMRRKPFGKLLPSAHAVDREYRVIAALGKQGFPVAHAYALCQDDGVIGAAFYIMSMEEGRVFWDPTLPSQTPEDRRKIFTSKIETLAKLHMYDPTAIGLGEFGKPGNYFARQIDRWTKQYRASETQHIPEFEKVAEWLPRTVPEQARVSVVHGDYRLDNMIFHPTEPRVLAVLDWELSTLGDPMADFTYLLMQWVMPGLDGADLKTLNIPSVEEAAQIYCNVTKMTVPDLNWYFAYNLFRLAGITQGIAGRVRDGTAANAKALESAKRTVPLSKASWEYAQKAGAV, encoded by the coding sequence GTGGCTGACGGCGTCAGGAAAGACGAAGAATTCTCCGGCACCAAGCCGGTCGAGGAGCGGCATCGTATCGACGAGATGCGGCTCGAAGCCTGGATGCGCGACAACGTCGAAGGCTTCGAGGGGCCGCTGGTCGTGCTCCAGTTCAAGGGCGGCCAGTCCAATCCGACCTACCGGCTAAACACGCCGAAGCGTTCCTACGTGATGCGCAGGAAGCCGTTCGGCAAATTGCTGCCCTCGGCGCACGCGGTCGATCGCGAATATCGCGTGATCGCAGCGCTCGGCAAGCAGGGTTTCCCGGTCGCGCACGCCTATGCGCTGTGCCAGGACGACGGTGTCATCGGCGCTGCCTTCTACATCATGTCGATGGAGGAGGGCCGGGTGTTCTGGGATCCGACGTTGCCGAGCCAGACTCCGGAAGATCGCCGCAAGATCTTCACCAGCAAGATCGAGACGCTGGCGAAACTCCACATGTACGACCCCACGGCGATCGGCCTCGGCGAGTTCGGCAAGCCCGGCAATTATTTCGCGCGCCAGATCGACCGCTGGACCAAGCAATATCGGGCGTCCGAGACCCAGCACATTCCCGAGTTCGAGAAGGTCGCCGAATGGCTGCCGCGCACGGTGCCGGAGCAGGCCCGCGTCTCCGTGGTGCACGGCGACTATCGCCTCGACAACATGATTTTCCATCCGACGGAACCGCGCGTGCTGGCCGTGCTGGACTGGGAACTGTCGACGCTCGGCGATCCCATGGCCGACTTCACCTATCTGCTGATGCAGTGGGTCATGCCGGGCCTCGACGGTGCCGACCTCAAGACGCTCAACATTCCGAGCGTGGAAGAAGCGGCGCAGATCTATTGCAACGTTACCAAGATGACGGTGCCCGATCTGAACTGGTACTTCGCCTACAATCTGTTCCGCCTCGCCGGCATCACCCAAGGCATCGCCGGCCGCGTCCGTGACGGCACCGCGGCGAACGCCAAGGCGCTGGAGTCAGCCAAGCGCACCGTGCCGCTGTCGAAGGCGTCATGGGAATACGCGCAAAAGGCGGGCGCGGTGTAA
- a CDS encoding acyl-CoA dehydrogenase family protein, with product MDFDLSPKQKEWLDRVQSFMTKHVRPAVPIYNEQDKAGERWKVIPVLEDLKKKAKAEGLWNMFMPPNEHEDDEFRGAGLTNLEYALLSEQMGHISWASEVFNCSAPDTGNMEVFMRYGSKEQKRKWLRPLMDGEIRSAFLMTEPAVASSDATNIETSIVRDGDHYVINGRKWWSSGVGDPRCKIAILMGKTDFKAAKHQQQSQILVPLDTPGIKVEKMLPVFGFDDAPHGHAQVLLENVRVPKENILLGEGRGFEIAQGRLGPGRIHHCMRTIGKAEEALEKMVKRLMSRTAFGKKIVEHSVWEQRIGEARTNIEMTRLLCLKAADMMDKVGNKTAQAEIAMIKVAAPNMALKIIDEAIQAFGGAGVSDEAGLAKDYAGIRTLRLADGPDEVHNRAIARLEVRKYANSPKH from the coding sequence ATGGATTTCGATCTGTCCCCCAAGCAGAAGGAATGGCTCGACCGCGTGCAGTCGTTCATGACCAAGCACGTTCGTCCGGCGGTGCCGATCTATAACGAGCAGGACAAGGCCGGCGAGCGCTGGAAGGTCATCCCGGTGCTGGAAGACCTCAAGAAGAAGGCCAAGGCCGAAGGTCTCTGGAACATGTTCATGCCGCCGAACGAGCATGAAGACGATGAATTCCGCGGCGCGGGACTGACCAATCTCGAATACGCGCTGCTGTCGGAGCAGATGGGCCACATCTCCTGGGCCTCGGAAGTGTTCAACTGTTCCGCGCCCGACACCGGCAACATGGAAGTGTTCATGCGCTACGGCTCCAAGGAGCAGAAGCGCAAATGGCTGCGGCCGCTGATGGATGGCGAGATCCGCTCGGCCTTCCTGATGACGGAACCCGCTGTCGCCTCGTCGGACGCGACCAATATCGAGACCAGCATCGTGCGCGACGGCGATCACTACGTCATCAACGGCCGCAAATGGTGGTCGTCCGGCGTCGGCGATCCCCGCTGCAAGATCGCGATCCTGATGGGCAAGACCGATTTCAAGGCGGCCAAGCACCAGCAGCAGTCGCAGATCCTGGTTCCGCTCGACACCCCCGGCATCAAGGTCGAGAAGATGCTGCCCGTGTTCGGCTTCGACGACGCGCCGCACGGCCACGCCCAGGTGCTGCTCGAGAACGTGCGCGTGCCGAAGGAGAACATCCTGCTCGGCGAGGGCCGCGGCTTCGAGATCGCGCAGGGCCGCCTCGGTCCGGGACGCATCCATCACTGCATGCGCACCATCGGCAAGGCCGAGGAAGCGCTGGAGAAGATGGTCAAGCGCCTGATGTCGCGCACCGCGTTCGGCAAGAAGATCGTCGAGCACTCTGTGTGGGAGCAGCGCATCGGCGAGGCCCGCACCAACATCGAGATGACGCGCCTGCTGTGCCTCAAGGCCGCCGACATGATGGACAAGGTCGGCAACAAGACCGCGCAGGCCGAGATCGCCATGATCAAGGTCGCAGCGCCCAACATGGCGCTGAAGATCATCGACGAGGCGATCCAGGCCTTCGGCGGCGCGGGCGTCTCGGACGAAGCGGGTCTGGCCAAGGACTACGCCGGCATCCGCACGCTGCGGCTCGCCGACGGTCCGGACGAGGTGCACAATCGCGCCATTGCCAGGCTCGAGGTTCGGAAGTATGCCAACTCTCCCAAGCACTAA